From Rutidosis leptorrhynchoides isolate AG116_Rl617_1_P2 chromosome 3, CSIRO_AGI_Rlap_v1, whole genome shotgun sequence, a single genomic window includes:
- the LOC139899149 gene encoding U-box domain-containing protein 9-like translates to MAKSEVFDGDQSVSVAKVTMELKKELQKLVKLIVEDSSDENGFGFIVDKANQTLQNLKELKEGNVNNKQRSKRINETSTTSFGGSCPPEFCCPLSKELMRDPVILSTGQTYDRPFIQKWLKAGNRICPKTQQVLSHTILTPNHLVRDMITQWCKNRGVQFPTALEYSDQDGLTKADRDLFLSLLKKMSSTQNEQKEAARTLRSLTKRMPSFRALFGENLEAIPQLLTPLCQNKCQSDIHPDLQEDLITTLLNLSIHDNNKKLVAETPMVMPLLLDALRYGTIQTRSNAAATLFTLSALDSNKSLIGKVGGLKPLIELLDEGHSLAMKDVASAIFNLCITHENKARAVRDGAVKALLNKIKNRVHVDELLSILAMLSTNQKAVEEMGDLGAVSCLLSLIKETNCARNKENCIAVLYTICYYDRTKWKEMREEESTYGTLSQVAQNGTSRAKRKANGILDRLNRAVNLTHTA, encoded by the exons GATCGTTGAAGATTCATCCGATGAAAATGGATTTGGATTTATTGTTGATAAAGCGAATCAAACGCTACAAAATTTGAAAGAATTGAAAGAAGGAAATGTTAATAATAAACAGCGATCAAAGAGAATTAATGAAACTTCTACGACGTCGTTTGGTGGTTCGTGTCCGCCTGAATTTTGTTGCCCTCTTTCTAAAGAACTTATGAGAGACCCTGTTATTCTCTCCACTGGTCAG ACGTATGATAGGCCGTTTATACAAAAGTGGTTAAAAGCTGGTAACAGAATATGCCCTAAAACACAGCAAGTTCTTTCACACACAATTTTAACCCCAAATCATTTGGTTAGAGACATGATAACGCAATGGTGTAAGAATCGCGGTGTTCAGTTCCCGACCGCTTTAGAGTATTCGGATCAAGACGGGTTAACGAAAGCTGATCGCGATCTTTTTCTGTCGCTTTTAAAGAAAATGTCGTCTACACAGAACGAGCAAAAAGAGGCTGCAAGGACGTTACGTTCGTTGACTAAACGAATGCCTTCATTTCGCGCGTTATTTGGTGAAAATCTTGAAGCCATACCTCAATTGTTAACCCCATTGTGTCAAAACAAATGTCAAAGTGATATTCATCCTGATCTTCAAGAGGATTTGATTACAACTTTATTGAATTTAtcgattcatgataataataagaaaCTAGTTGCAGagacacctatggttatgcctttgTTATTAGACGCTTTAAGATATGGGACGATTCAAACTAGGTCAAACGCAGCTGCAACGCTTTTTACCTTATCGGCACTTGATTCTAATAAGTCGTTAATCGGTAAAGTGGGTGGGTTGAAACCGCTTATCGAGCTTTTGGATGAGGGACATTCGTTAGCTATGAAAGATGTCGCTTCGGCTATTTTTAATTTGTGTATTACACATGAGAATAAAGCTAGAGCGGTTAGAGATGGTGCGGTTAAAGCCCTTTTGAATAAGATTAAAAATAGGGTTCATGTGGATGAGTTGTTATCAATTCTTGCTATGCTTTCGACCAACCAAAAAGCGGTTGAGGAAATGGGAGATCTTGGTGCGGTTTCTTGCTTGCTATCGTTAATAAAAGAGACCAATTGTGCTCGGAATAAGGAGAATTGCATTGCGGTTTTGTACACCATTTGTTATTATGATCGAACGAAATGGAAGGAGATGAGGGAAGAAGAGAGTACTTATGGCACCTTATCTCAAGTTGCTCAAAATGGTACCTCAAGGGCTAAGCGAAAAGCTAATGGCATTCTCGATAGGCTTAATCGAGCCGTCAACCTTACCCATACCGCGTGA